Proteins encoded in a region of the Salipiger sp. CCB-MM3 genome:
- the ptsP gene encoding phosphoenolpyruvate--protein phosphotransferase yields MPDGTESESRKLLGRLRDTMAEDAAGQARLDKITHLTADSMGTEVCSIYLFRDEETLELCATEGLKKEAVHQTRMRMGEGLVGRVARSGKVVNTADAPSAKGFRYMPETGEEIYSSFLGVPIQRLGETLGVLVVQTRAKREFTSDEVYALEVVAMVLAEMTELGAFVGDSAALSARHTQPTLLRGGTGQEGTAEGHVWLHEPRVMVTNFVADDPEREHERLSEAIERLRVSVDEMLAGAGHDAEQLEVLEAYRMFANSKGWRRRMEEDIQRGLSAEAAVEKEQSAARARMSQVADNYLRERLHDLDDLSNRLLRILTGQGSDTGASMPHDPILVARNIGPGELLEYGRQLRGIVLEEGSVGSHAAVVARALAIPLVINAPRITTEALNGDHIMVDGDQGLVHLRPDDTVVSAFRDKIAMQAEAQERYASIRQKPAISLCGKRISLYMNAGLLADVPSLETSGAEGVGLFRTELQFLVRNKMPNRTELAAVYKRVLDAADAAGNKPVVFRTLDIGSDKVLPYMKPTDEPNPALGWRAIRVGLDRPGVMRMQLQALLRAAEGRPLTLMFPFVAQWEEFSAAREEVYKAIALEKKLGHVVPDKISVGTMLETPSLAYASNKFFEDVEFLSIGGNDLKQFFFAADRENERVRRRYDTLNVSFLTFLEQIVQRCSATGTPLSFCGEDAGRPIEAVCLAAIGLHRLSMRPASIGPVKSLIMRTDLDALYDVICDARERGEQSVRDAVMEYMRWQG; encoded by the coding sequence ATGCCGGACGGCACGGAAAGCGAAAGTCGCAAGCTTCTCGGGCGGCTGCGGGACACCATGGCCGAGGATGCCGCCGGACAGGCGCGCCTCGACAAGATCACGCATCTGACCGCCGACTCGATGGGCACCGAAGTGTGCTCGATCTACCTCTTCCGCGATGAAGAGACGCTGGAGCTCTGCGCGACCGAGGGCCTCAAGAAAGAGGCCGTGCACCAGACCCGCATGCGCATGGGCGAGGGTCTGGTGGGCCGCGTCGCGCGCAGCGGCAAGGTGGTGAACACTGCCGATGCGCCCTCGGCCAAGGGCTTCCGCTACATGCCCGAGACCGGCGAGGAGATTTACTCCAGCTTCCTCGGCGTGCCGATCCAGCGCCTCGGCGAGACGCTGGGCGTGCTGGTGGTGCAGACGCGGGCCAAGCGCGAGTTCACCTCTGACGAGGTCTATGCGTTGGAAGTCGTCGCCATGGTTCTGGCCGAGATGACCGAACTGGGCGCCTTCGTCGGCGACAGCGCGGCGCTTTCGGCCCGGCACACCCAGCCCACCCTGCTGCGCGGCGGCACCGGACAGGAAGGCACCGCCGAGGGCCACGTCTGGCTGCATGAGCCGCGGGTGATGGTCACCAATTTCGTCGCCGACGATCCCGAGCGCGAGCATGAGCGGCTGAGCGAGGCGATCGAGCGGCTGCGCGTCAGCGTCGACGAGATGCTCGCCGGCGCGGGCCATGACGCCGAACAGCTTGAAGTGCTCGAAGCCTACCGGATGTTCGCCAACTCCAAGGGCTGGCGGCGGCGCATGGAAGAAGACATTCAGCGCGGCCTCTCCGCCGAAGCGGCTGTAGAGAAAGAGCAATCCGCCGCCCGCGCCCGCATGAGCCAAGTGGCCGACAACTACCTGCGTGAGCGGCTCCATGATCTCGACGATCTGTCGAACCGCTTGCTGCGCATCCTCACCGGTCAGGGCAGCGACACCGGCGCGTCGATGCCGCATGATCCGATCCTCGTGGCCCGCAACATCGGCCCCGGCGAGTTGCTGGAATACGGTCGCCAGTTGCGCGGCATCGTGCTCGAGGAAGGCTCGGTCGGCAGCCACGCCGCCGTGGTTGCCCGCGCGCTGGCGATCCCGCTGGTGATCAACGCGCCGCGCATCACCACAGAGGCGCTCAACGGCGATCACATCATGGTCGACGGCGATCAGGGCCTCGTGCACCTGCGCCCCGATGACACGGTGGTGTCGGCCTTCCGCGACAAGATCGCCATGCAGGCCGAGGCGCAGGAACGCTATGCCTCGATCCGGCAAAAGCCGGCGATTTCGCTCTGCGGTAAGCGTATCAGCCTTTACATGAATGCGGGCCTTCTGGCCGATGTCCCGTCGCTCGAAACCTCGGGCGCCGAGGGTGTGGGCCTCTTCCGCACCGAGCTGCAGTTCCTCGTGCGCAACAAGATGCCCAACCGCACCGAGCTAGCGGCGGTCTACAAGCGCGTGCTCGACGCAGCAGATGCCGCCGGAAACAAGCCGGTGGTGTTCCGCACGCTCGACATCGGCTCGGACAAGGTGCTGCCCTACATGAAGCCCACCGACGAGCCCAACCCGGCGCTCGGCTGGCGGGCGATCCGCGTCGGCCTCGACCGGCCCGGCGTGATGCGGATGCAGCTGCAGGCGCTTTTACGTGCCGCCGAGGGCCGCCCTCTGACCCTGATGTTCCCCTTCGTCGCGCAATGGGAAGAATTCAGCGCCGCCCGCGAAGAGGTCTATAAGGCCATCGCTTTGGAGAAGAAGCTGGGCCATGTGGTGCCCGACAAGATCTCGGTCGGCACGATGCTGGAAACCCCCAGCCTCGCCTACGCCTCGAACAAGTTTTTCGAGGACGTGGAGTTCCTGTCGATCGGCGGCAACGACCTCAAGCAGTTCTTCTTTGCCGCCGACCGTGAGAACGAGCGCGTGCGCCGGCGCTATGACACGCTCAACGTCAGCTTCCTGACCTTCCTCGAACAGATCGTGCAGCGTTGCTCGGCCACCGGCACGCCGCTGAGCTTCTGTGGCGAGGATGCGGGCCGCCCGATCGAGGCGGTCTGTCTGGCCGCCATCGGGCTGCACCGCCTGTCGATGCGCCCGGCCTCGATCGGCCCGGTGAAGAGCCTGATCATGCGCACGGATCTAGACGCGCTTTATGACGTGATCTGCGACGCACGTGAGCGCGGCGAGCAGTCGGTGCGCGACGCGGTGATGGAATATATGCGCTGGCAGGGCTGA
- a CDS encoding aspartate kinase: MPVLVMKFGGTSVATLDRIRRAAKRVGVEVAKGYDVIVIVSAMSGETNKLVGYVEETSPLFDAREYDAVVSSGENVTAGLMALTLQEMDVPARSWQGWQVPLQTTSSHSAARIVDIPTDNINRKFGEGMKVAVVAGFQGISAEGRITTLGRGGSDTTAVAFAAAFEAERCDIYTDVDGVYTTDPRICEKARKLDKIAFEEMLELASLGAKVLQTRSVELAMRYNVKLRVLSSFEEQSDEAGTLVCDEEEIMELNVVSGVAHSRDEAKMTLVSVADRPGIAAAIFTPLSEAGINVDMIVQNISDEGRTDMTFSCPTNQVARAEKTLQDCKDAGSINFAELKADTEVCKISVVGIGMRSQPGVAAKMFKVLSDEGINIKVITTSEIKISVLIDRKYMELAVQALHDAFELEKAA; the protein is encoded by the coding sequence CGGCACCTCCGTCGCCACGCTGGACCGCATTCGCCGGGCCGCGAAACGCGTGGGCGTTGAGGTCGCCAAGGGCTACGACGTGATCGTCATCGTCTCGGCCATGTCCGGCGAGACCAACAAGCTGGTCGGCTACGTCGAAGAGACCTCGCCGCTGTTCGACGCGCGCGAATATGACGCCGTCGTCTCCTCGGGCGAGAATGTCACCGCGGGGCTGATGGCGCTGACGCTGCAGGAAATGGACGTGCCGGCGCGCAGCTGGCAAGGCTGGCAAGTGCCGCTGCAGACCACCTCGTCGCACAGCGCGGCGCGGATCGTCGACATCCCCACCGACAACATCAACCGCAAGTTCGGCGAGGGCATGAAAGTGGCCGTGGTCGCGGGCTTCCAGGGCATCAGCGCCGAGGGCCGGATCACCACGCTGGGCCGTGGCGGCTCGGACACCACCGCCGTCGCCTTTGCCGCCGCCTTCGAGGCCGAGCGCTGCGACATCTACACCGACGTCGATGGCGTCTACACCACCGACCCGCGGATCTGCGAGAAGGCCCGCAAGCTCGACAAGATCGCCTTCGAGGAGATGCTCGAACTGGCCTCGCTCGGCGCCAAGGTGCTGCAGACCCGCTCCGTCGAACTTGCGATGCGTTACAACGTGAAGCTGCGGGTGCTCTCCAGCTTTGAAGAACAGTCCGACGAAGCCGGTACGCTCGTCTGCGACGAGGAGGAAATCATGGAACTGAACGTCGTTTCCGGGGTCGCCCATTCGCGCGACGAAGCCAAGATGACCCTTGTTTCGGTCGCCGACCGTCCGGGTATCGCCGCGGCCATCTTCACGCCGCTCTCCGAGGCGGGCATCAATGTCGACATGATCGTCCAGAACATCTCGGACGAGGGCCGCACCGACATGACCTTCTCGTGCCCCACCAATCAGGTGGCGCGCGCCGAGAAGACCCTGCAGGACTGCAAGGACGCCGGCAGCATCAATTTCGCCGAGCTGAAGGCCGACACCGAAGTGTGCAAAATCTCGGTCGTTGGCATCGGCATGCGCAGCCAGCCGGGCGTCGCGGCAAAGATGTTCAAGGTGCTTTCCGACGAGGGCATCAACATCAAGGTCATTACAACCTCAGAGATCAAGATTTCGGTGCTTATCGACCGGAAATACATGGAACTTGCGGTGCAGGCGCTGCATGATGCCTTCGAACTCGAGAAGGCGGCCTGA